One Benincasa hispida cultivar B227 chromosome 5, ASM972705v1, whole genome shotgun sequence genomic window carries:
- the LOC120077743 gene encoding GEM-like protein 2 isoform X2 has protein sequence MINHLDTKDNPYVHYSSASTSPNGKYKMSEVLDRCGKRFADCSKMVEAAADGIWNHLKLSSSVTDAAMARLHQGTKLVTEGGYKKVFQQTFGFVDGDKYLDFFACYLSTSSGPVNGTLYISTKRVAFCSEFPLCYYPSPGEPQWILYKVMIAVDQLGKINASSNLMDPSQKYIQVITRDSHEFWFMGFISYNKAVKTLTDALQRSRA, from the exons ATGATCAATCACCTTGACACCAAAGACAATCCCTATGTTCATTATTCCTCTGCTTCCACATCTCCAAATGGGAAAT ATAAGATGTCGGAAGTGTTGGATCGGTGTGGGAAGAGGTTTGCAGATTGTTCTAAGATGGTAGAGGCTGCAGCAGATGGCATCTGGAATCACT TGAAACTTAGTTCTAGTGTCACTGATGCGGCCATGGCCAGGCTTCATCAAGGAACGAAGTTAGTTACAGAAGGTGGCTATAAAAAAGTATTCCAACAGACGTTTGGTTTCGTCGACGGAGACAAATACTTGGACTTCTTTGCTTGCTATCTGTCCACTTCCTCTGGGCCTGTGAATGGGACTTTGTACATATCCACAAAAAGGGTGGCCTTTTGTAGTGAGTTTCCTCTTTGTTACTATCCATCTCCTGGCGAGCCACAGTGGATCCTTTACAAG GTGATGATAGCGGTTGATCAGTTGGGGAAAATCAATGCTTCTTCAAACCTTATGGACCCCTCACAAAAATACATCCAAGTAATCACGAGGGACTCTCATGAATTCTGGTTCATGGGATTCATATCATATAACAAGGCTGTCAAGACTTTAACTGATGCATTGCAGCGATCCCGTGCCTAG
- the LOC120077744 gene encoding GEM-like protein 2, with protein sequence MSNYNPYIQHTPSSSSSPEPGKRDRMWDALGRCGKMLEGYGKMAGEAVENVWHHIRVSPSIGDVAKARLVQGTKLLAEGGPERLFQHTFGVIPEEKYLHSYACYLATPSGPVNGTLYISTKRLAFCSESPLCYPSSPGQSEWLYYKVVIELNRVANLRPSPNLLNPSEKDIHVVTKDGHEFWFLGFISFSRALKSLTEALKRSCS encoded by the exons ATGAGCAATTATAATCCCTATATTCAGCACACTCCTTCCTCATCCTCGTCTCCTGAACCTGGGAAAA GAGATAGGATGTGGGATGCGCTGGGTCGCTGTGGGAAGATGTTGGAAGGTTATGGAAAAATGGCAGGGGAAGCTGTTGAAAACGTTTGGCATCACA TAAGAGTTAGTCCTAGCATTGGTGATGTTGCAAAGGCCAGGCTTGTTCAAGGGACGAAATTACTTGCTGAAGGAGGACCTGAAAGATTATTCCAGCATACATTTGGTGttattcctgaagaaaaatactTGCATTCGTATGCTTGCTATTTGGCAACTCCCTCTGGGCCTGTGAATGGGACTCTTTACATATCCACAAAAAGACTGGCTTTCTGTAGTGAATCCCCTCTCTGTTACCCTTCATCTCCTGGCCAATCAGAGTGGCTCTATTACAAG GTTGTGATAGAGCTGAATCGGGTGGCAAATTTACGTCCATCTCCAAATCTTCTCAACCCCTCTGAAAAAGACATCCATGTGGTTACTAAGGATGGGCATGAATTCTGGTTCCTGGGATTTATATCGTTCAGCAGGgctctaaagagtttaactgaggCATTAAAGCGTTCCTGTTCCTAG
- the LOC120077743 gene encoding GEM-like protein 2 isoform X1, translating to MINHLDTKDNPYVHYSSASTSPNGKSDKMSEVLDRCGKRFADCSKMVEAAADGIWNHLKLSSSVTDAAMARLHQGTKLVTEGGYKKVFQQTFGFVDGDKYLDFFACYLSTSSGPVNGTLYISTKRVAFCSEFPLCYYPSPGEPQWILYKVMIAVDQLGKINASSNLMDPSQKYIQVITRDSHEFWFMGFISYNKAVKTLTDALQRSRA from the exons ATGATCAATCACCTTGACACCAAAGACAATCCCTATGTTCATTATTCCTCTGCTTCCACATCTCCAAATGGGAAAT CAGATAAGATGTCGGAAGTGTTGGATCGGTGTGGGAAGAGGTTTGCAGATTGTTCTAAGATGGTAGAGGCTGCAGCAGATGGCATCTGGAATCACT TGAAACTTAGTTCTAGTGTCACTGATGCGGCCATGGCCAGGCTTCATCAAGGAACGAAGTTAGTTACAGAAGGTGGCTATAAAAAAGTATTCCAACAGACGTTTGGTTTCGTCGACGGAGACAAATACTTGGACTTCTTTGCTTGCTATCTGTCCACTTCCTCTGGGCCTGTGAATGGGACTTTGTACATATCCACAAAAAGGGTGGCCTTTTGTAGTGAGTTTCCTCTTTGTTACTATCCATCTCCTGGCGAGCCACAGTGGATCCTTTACAAG GTGATGATAGCGGTTGATCAGTTGGGGAAAATCAATGCTTCTTCAAACCTTATGGACCCCTCACAAAAATACATCCAAGTAATCACGAGGGACTCTCATGAATTCTGGTTCATGGGATTCATATCATATAACAAGGCTGTCAAGACTTTAACTGATGCATTGCAGCGATCCCGTGCCTAG